One genomic segment of Bifidobacterium breve DSM 20213 = JCM 1192 includes these proteins:
- a CDS encoding sialidase family protein: MSHIPNQIHQTWNSALLPEQGGTLHAAFHVATDGMLLEARNAERVALAVTVSRGSLVVEAPEDHIVLDVEDTYGVQFGGVHDLHITFGDFGTRIYLDGYQAFACATNICPSKYAQAGVFHCANEAHIGVERLECFSEAWTSERIQGSVPVPQPDIEFAAAYLADKDVKTLHGVTDGTIYAQFRVRGVGQFGTILAARDDDRQIMNVDIDDDGFVYRAFVKGQWCEYRAHGDWNDGGWHDLVIRAFRGAVDIYVDGNMETHQPGQVFFGDLEGLSYVSIGEDTAGVRLCGEVRGGGLFLYPLGEGQIRKISDVPPTTDTALFDKGYEGSASYRIPSLVTTPSGVTIAGADQRVVISNDAPNEIHFVVRRSLDSGQTWLPLQTVIAFPGDGLDGASVIDSCIVCDRETGRVTVVIDHFPGGRGFANVEKGLGLDARGRLILHDGEGAEYLLQPDGAVTSLDGEATSYRVDEDGNVTRDGESAGNIYLKEGVDPHESLLTARTSYLVEVHSDDDGETWSKPRHINHMVKEGWMGFLGTSPGNGIQLSAGKHRGRLLIPYYCTGTSPKFNAGGALISDDGGQTWRRGKAINEGRVVNGKVVDERDVRDDDATTHESVFVERANGDVLCLFRNQHHLGRVGKAVSHDGGDTWETVEFDPDLPDIFSQPNAVTVPSKAGEEPGCASDRIVFANASLMRPYRGCGVLRLSEDGGRTWARNRCFNPYHYVYQCMSVLPDGAIGLSWERETAGVYFTHLPLSWFGVKSAAEE; the protein is encoded by the coding sequence ATGTCGCATATTCCCAATCAAATCCACCAGACATGGAACAGTGCGCTGCTTCCGGAACAGGGGGGAACGCTGCATGCGGCGTTCCACGTCGCCACGGACGGCATGCTGCTGGAAGCGCGAAACGCCGAACGCGTCGCGCTGGCGGTCACGGTTTCCCGCGGGTCGCTGGTCGTCGAAGCGCCCGAAGACCATATTGTGCTGGACGTCGAAGACACCTACGGCGTGCAGTTCGGCGGTGTCCACGACCTTCATATCACCTTCGGCGATTTTGGCACGCGAATCTATCTGGATGGCTATCAGGCCTTCGCCTGCGCGACCAACATTTGCCCGTCGAAGTATGCGCAGGCTGGCGTCTTCCACTGCGCCAATGAAGCGCATATCGGCGTTGAGCGGCTGGAATGCTTCTCGGAGGCTTGGACTTCGGAGCGTATTCAGGGCAGCGTTCCCGTGCCGCAGCCGGATATTGAGTTTGCCGCGGCCTATTTGGCGGACAAGGATGTGAAGACGCTGCACGGCGTGACCGACGGCACGATCTACGCGCAGTTCCGCGTACGTGGCGTCGGACAGTTCGGCACGATTCTTGCGGCGCGCGATGACGATCGCCAGATCATGAACGTGGACATTGACGATGACGGCTTTGTGTACCGCGCTTTCGTCAAAGGACAGTGGTGTGAGTATCGCGCCCACGGCGATTGGAACGATGGCGGGTGGCATGATCTGGTCATCCGCGCATTCCGCGGTGCGGTGGACATCTATGTTGATGGCAACATGGAAACGCATCAGCCCGGTCAGGTGTTCTTCGGTGATCTCGAGGGGCTGAGCTACGTGTCGATCGGCGAGGACACGGCCGGTGTGCGGTTGTGCGGCGAAGTTCGCGGCGGCGGTCTGTTCCTGTATCCTCTGGGAGAAGGGCAGATTCGCAAAATCTCCGACGTGCCGCCCACCACCGATACCGCGTTGTTCGACAAAGGATATGAAGGATCCGCAAGCTACCGCATCCCGTCTTTGGTGACTACGCCCTCCGGTGTGACGATTGCCGGTGCCGACCAACGTGTGGTCATCTCCAACGATGCCCCCAATGAGATCCATTTCGTTGTCCGCCGCTCCTTGGATAGCGGACAGACGTGGCTGCCGCTGCAAACCGTCATCGCCTTTCCCGGTGATGGGCTGGATGGCGCGAGCGTCATCGACTCATGCATCGTCTGTGATCGTGAGACAGGCCGTGTGACGGTCGTCATTGACCATTTTCCGGGCGGTCGAGGCTTCGCCAACGTTGAAAAGGGCTTGGGGCTGGATGCCCGGGGGCGGCTCATCCTGCACGATGGCGAGGGGGCGGAATACCTGCTCCAACCTGATGGTGCGGTAACGTCCTTGGACGGAGAAGCCACGTCATACCGTGTGGATGAGGATGGCAATGTCACACGCGATGGTGAGTCCGCGGGCAACATCTATCTCAAGGAGGGCGTCGACCCGCATGAAAGCCTGCTGACCGCGCGTACCAGCTATCTGGTGGAAGTGCATTCGGACGATGACGGCGAAACATGGTCCAAGCCCAGGCACATCAACCATATGGTCAAGGAAGGATGGATGGGTTTTCTGGGCACGTCGCCCGGCAACGGCATCCAGCTGAGCGCCGGCAAACATCGGGGGCGACTGCTCATCCCGTACTATTGCACCGGCACGAGCCCCAAGTTCAACGCAGGCGGCGCGCTGATCTCCGATGATGGTGGCCAGACGTGGCGCAGAGGCAAAGCCATCAACGAGGGGCGCGTAGTCAACGGCAAGGTCGTGGACGAACGGGACGTGCGCGATGACGATGCCACCACGCACGAATCGGTGTTCGTGGAACGGGCCAACGGCGATGTGCTGTGCCTGTTCCGCAATCAACATCATCTGGGCAGGGTCGGCAAGGCCGTTAGCCATGATGGTGGTGATACATGGGAAACCGTTGAGTTCGATCCCGATCTGCCGGACATCTTCAGCCAGCCCAATGCGGTGACGGTCCCGTCCAAAGCCGGCGAGGAGCCCGGCTGCGCATCCGACCGGATCGTTTTCGCCAATGCCAGCCTGATGCGTCCCTACCGTGGCTGCGGTGTGCTGCGGCTGAGTGAGGATGGCGGCCGCACGTGGGCGCGCAATCGGTGCTTCAATCCCTATCACTATGTCTACCAGTGCATGTCGGTGCTGCCGGATGGGGCCATTGGCCTGTCTTGGGAGCGGGAAACGGCCGGAGTGTACTTCACGCATCTGCCGCTGAGCTGGTTCGGAGTGAAGTCGGCTGCGGAGGAGTGA
- the nagB gene encoding glucosamine-6-phosphate deaminase, whose protein sequence is MAEVIIVKNQEEAGELYGRSVADLIKAKPNAVLGLATGSSPLAAYQALAEIVKEESIDVSQVQGFALDEYIGLPLTHPESYHATIHRTVVEPLGLDPAKVHVPGDVLNGTSLEDGEKVAGAGAAYDAAIEAAGGIDVQILGIGTDGHVGFNEPGSSLASGTRVKTLTERTRIDNARFFDNDINQVPTHCITQGIGTIMKARHLVLLAFGAGKAEAVAETVEGGISSFCPASALQMHPHATIIVDEEAASRLRNKDYYRYSFEHKPAWQTI, encoded by the coding sequence ATGGCAGAAGTCATCATCGTCAAGAACCAGGAGGAGGCCGGAGAGCTGTACGGACGCTCGGTCGCGGACCTCATCAAGGCCAAGCCGAACGCGGTGCTGGGACTCGCCACCGGCTCCAGCCCGCTGGCCGCCTACCAGGCGCTTGCCGAGATCGTCAAGGAGGAGTCGATCGACGTCTCCCAGGTGCAGGGCTTCGCACTGGACGAGTACATCGGCCTGCCGCTGACCCACCCGGAGTCCTACCACGCGACCATCCACCGCACGGTCGTCGAGCCCTTGGGGCTCGACCCGGCCAAGGTCCACGTGCCCGGCGACGTGCTCAACGGCACCTCGCTCGAGGACGGCGAGAAGGTCGCGGGCGCCGGCGCCGCCTACGACGCGGCGATCGAGGCCGCGGGCGGCATCGACGTGCAGATCCTCGGCATCGGTACCGACGGCCATGTGGGCTTCAACGAGCCTGGCTCGTCGCTCGCCTCCGGCACGCGCGTCAAGACGCTCACCGAACGGACCCGCATCGACAACGCGCGCTTCTTCGACAACGACATCAACCAGGTGCCCACGCACTGCATCACGCAGGGCATCGGCACGATCATGAAGGCCCGCCACCTCGTGCTGCTCGCGTTCGGCGCGGGCAAGGCCGAGGCGGTCGCGGAGACCGTGGAGGGCGGCATCAGCTCGTTCTGCCCGGCCTCGGCGCTCCAGATGCACCCGCACGCCACGATCATCGTGGACGAGGAGGCCGCCAGCCGCCTGCGCAACAAGGACTACTACCGGTACTCGTTCGAGCACAAGCCGGCCTGGCAGACGATCTGA
- a CDS encoding FadR/GntR family transcriptional regulator, which translates to MSNLSDSAVLEPPASTEAPNAESFTPQGEYSQRELALLARLSLKVTPAVSARSRCDETMDAIKSYILREHLQSGDAMPTETQLCDTIGASRSSVREAVRKLEALNIVKVEHGKGTFVGSLSLDPMVETLAFRSMVSVGKNFTDLQDVVELRRFLDLGCAGEVVVSLAGSEQPRLMELAESMTNTAKEGKTFLALDIDFHMGILDSLDNTIVKQMVRSLWLVHMAVLPQLGLPVSSELDRTAEAHKRMLNAALAGNVEEYRKAVIDHYEPIESILKQRIQGGTE; encoded by the coding sequence ATGAGCAACCTATCCGACTCGGCCGTACTTGAACCGCCAGCTTCAACGGAAGCACCAAACGCGGAATCATTCACCCCTCAGGGAGAGTACAGCCAACGGGAACTGGCTTTGCTGGCCCGACTGTCGTTGAAGGTCACGCCCGCAGTCTCCGCTCGCAGTCGCTGTGACGAGACGATGGACGCGATCAAGTCCTACATCCTGCGCGAGCACCTGCAATCCGGCGACGCGATGCCCACTGAAACACAGCTGTGCGACACGATCGGAGCCTCCCGCTCCTCCGTGCGCGAGGCCGTGCGCAAGCTCGAAGCGCTCAACATCGTCAAAGTGGAACACGGCAAGGGCACCTTCGTGGGCTCTTTGTCCTTGGATCCGATGGTGGAAACGCTCGCATTCCGATCCATGGTGTCTGTCGGCAAGAATTTCACAGACCTGCAGGATGTCGTAGAGCTGCGCAGGTTTCTGGACTTGGGATGCGCCGGCGAAGTGGTCGTATCGCTTGCCGGCAGCGAACAACCGCGTCTCATGGAGCTTGCCGAGTCCATGACCAATACCGCCAAGGAAGGCAAGACCTTCCTCGCATTGGACATTGACTTCCATATGGGGATTCTCGATTCTCTGGACAACACAATCGTCAAGCAGATGGTCCGTTCCCTGTGGCTCGTGCACATGGCGGTTCTTCCCCAACTGGGTCTGCCGGTGTCCAGCGAGCTCGACCGTACCGCAGAGGCCCACAAGCGCATGTTGAACGCGGCCCTCGCCGGTAATGTCGAGGAATACCGGAAAGCCGTCATCGACCACTACGAGCCGATCGAGTCCATCCTAAAGCAACGCATTCAGGGAGGTACCGAGTGA
- a CDS encoding ATP-binding protein: protein MSDYIARPLAESILHARRKAVILEGARAVGKTMMAQRQLVGVGFSYETLADANAYELAKTDLHGWLESLNLPVIIDEAQRIRDLPLAVKEIVDALPAGHTQFILTGSALINRGGLDGQDPLARRAQHFTMSPLTQREMHGVDTSLVDDLWDGEPDVSFDEPIARQKLYDLMAAGGFPEYSSQYAEYADWERERLVADDIRAVLGDTILPDEKLDAAIAENILTRLLCMPGGILNASALGEQLALDRRTVDRYVGIFMRRFLVSALPNLRTAPNRQTFARAKIHPVDTSLSVQTMLSKGRDPMVNPVDYGNLLESFVVNQILPSVQWSRIHPDCFYWREPGSGPKEVDLVMVSRDRIVGVEVKSSSRVTREDFKGLAALANDQRFYRGYLVYTGGRVMKWPGNLWALPVAALWNTDAFIAAAE, encoded by the coding sequence ATGTCCGATTACATTGCCCGGCCTCTGGCTGAATCCATCCTGCATGCTCGACGCAAGGCCGTGATCCTGGAAGGGGCTCGCGCCGTAGGCAAGACGATGATGGCCCAGCGCCAACTCGTCGGCGTCGGCTTTTCGTATGAAACCCTTGCGGATGCCAACGCATACGAACTGGCGAAAACCGATCTGCATGGATGGCTGGAGTCCTTGAACCTACCGGTGATCATCGATGAGGCGCAGCGCATCCGCGATCTGCCGCTCGCCGTGAAGGAAATCGTCGATGCGCTGCCCGCCGGCCATACGCAGTTCATCCTCACCGGCAGCGCGCTCATCAACCGAGGTGGATTGGACGGCCAGGATCCTCTGGCCCGTCGAGCGCAGCATTTCACCATGAGCCCCCTGACTCAACGTGAGATGCACGGCGTTGACACCAGCCTGGTGGACGATTTATGGGATGGAGAGCCGGACGTCTCCTTCGACGAGCCGATCGCCCGTCAGAAGCTTTACGATCTCATGGCCGCCGGAGGCTTCCCCGAATACTCGTCGCAATATGCCGAATATGCGGATTGGGAACGAGAAAGACTTGTGGCGGATGACATCCGTGCCGTGCTCGGCGACACCATTCTGCCCGATGAGAAACTTGACGCGGCCATCGCCGAAAATATACTCACGAGGCTTCTGTGCATGCCCGGAGGCATTCTGAATGCCAGTGCTTTGGGTGAGCAGCTTGCCCTCGACCGGCGTACCGTAGACCGTTATGTGGGCATCTTCATGCGGCGGTTTCTGGTGAGCGCGTTGCCGAATCTGCGTACCGCGCCTAACCGTCAGACCTTCGCTCGTGCCAAAATCCATCCGGTGGATACGTCGCTGAGCGTACAAACCATGCTTTCCAAGGGCCGCGATCCCATGGTCAACCCGGTGGATTACGGCAATCTCCTCGAGTCGTTCGTCGTCAACCAGATTCTGCCATCTGTGCAGTGGTCCCGCATTCATCCCGATTGCTTCTATTGGCGCGAACCAGGCTCCGGTCCCAAGGAGGTCGATCTCGTCATGGTAAGCCGGGATCGCATTGTCGGCGTCGAGGTCAAGTCCTCCTCCCGGGTAACCCGTGAGGATTTCAAAGGGCTGGCGGCGTTGGCCAACGACCAGCGGTTTTACCGGGGCTACCTTGTGTATACGGGTGGCCGCGTGATGAAATGGCCGGGTAATCTTTGGGCATTGCCTGTGGCGGCGTTATGGAATACCGACGCATTTATAGCTGCGGCGGAGTGA